The following are encoded in a window of Strigops habroptila isolate Jane chromosome 9, bStrHab1.2.pri, whole genome shotgun sequence genomic DNA:
- the RSL24D1 gene encoding probable ribosome biogenesis protein RLP24 gives MRIEKCYFCSGPIYPGHGVMFVRNDCKIFRFCKSKCHRNFKKKRNPRKMRWTKAFRKAAGKELTVDNSFEFEKRRNEPVKYQRELWNKTVDAMKRVEEIKQKRQARFIMNRLKKSKELQKAEDIKEVKQNIHLLRAPHAGTPKQLEDKMVQKLQEDVAMEEDS, from the exons ATGCGGATCGAGAAGTGCTACTTCTGCTCGGGGCCCATCTACCCGGGCCACGGCGTCATGTTCGTGCGCAACGACTGCAAG ATATTTAGATTCTGCAAATCAAAATGCCacagaaactttaaaaagaagcgAAATCCCAGAAAGATGAGATGGACCAAAGCATTCCGGAAAGCAGCTGGCAAAGAATTGACAGTG GATAATTCATTTGAGTTTGAAAAACGTAGAAATGAACCAGTGAAATACCAGAGAGAGTTATGGAACAAGACTG ttgATGCAATGAAGAGAGtggaggaaataaagcaaaaacgCCAAGCTAGATTTATTATGAACAG atTAAAGAAGAGCAAAGAGTTGCAGAAGGCAGAAGACATCAAAGAAGTCAAACAGAATATCCACCTTCTTCGTGCTCCACATGCAG gAACACCAAAACAGCTGGAGGACAAAATGGTGCAGAAGCTACAAGAGGATGTGGCTATGGAAGAAGactcttaa